In Mercurialis annua linkage group LG6, ddMerAnnu1.2, whole genome shotgun sequence, the following are encoded in one genomic region:
- the LOC126685721 gene encoding cytochrome c oxidase subunit 5C: MAGGRVAHATLKGPSVVKELCIGFALGLVAGGFWKMHHWNEQRKVRAFYDLLEKGEISVVAEE; the protein is encoded by the coding sequence ATGGCTGGCGGTAGGGTTGCTCATGCCACCTTGAAAGGACCGAGTGTTGTTAAGGAGTTATGCATTGGGTTCGCACTTGGATTGGTTGCTGGTGGTTTTTGGAAAATGCATCACTGGAATGAGCAGAGGAAAGTGAGAGCTTTTTATGATTTGTTAGAAAAAGGCGAGATCAGTGTGGTTGCAGAAGAATAA
- the LOC126687855 gene encoding vacuolar iron transporter homolog 2-like encodes MEEQKKIAEADARRSLERAQWVRAAILGASDGLLSTTSLMIGVGAAGVDGRSMVLSGLAGALAGACSMAVGEFVSVSTQRDIENTTLSATKPPTVDIIIIPRDKTSPFGRSPTKEDDNLLVITNPYKAAAASGVSFLLGSSVPLVSAIVVKEIETRIMVIMVVASAALALCGGVGAYLGGSPIRTSAARLVVGGWVSMAVTYGLLKMGSTVELE; translated from the coding sequence ATGGAGGAACAAAAAAAGATTGCAGAGGCTGATGCTAGAAGATCACTCGAACGAGCTCAGTGGGTTCGAGCAGCTATCCTAGGGGCTAGCGATGGTCTACTTTCAACTACGTCACTGATGATCGGTGTGGGAGCAGCCGGAGTAGATGGACGATCCATGGTTTTATCTGGATTAGCCGGAGCTCTTGCCGGCGCTTGCAGTATGGCTGTTGGCGAATTCGTTTCCGTCTCAACCCAAAGAGATATTGAAAACACAACTCTATCTGCTACTAAGCCACCTACCGTCGACATCATCATTATTCCAAGAGACAAAACGTCGCCTTTTGGAAGGTCTCCGACCAAAGAAGATGATAACCTACTTGTTATTACAAATCCCTACAAGGCTGCAGCTGCATCAGGTGTGTCATTTTTGTTGGGTTCATCTGTGCCATTGGTGTCTGCCATTGTTGTTAAGGAAATTGAAACTAGGATTATGGTGATTATGGTGGTGGCATCAGCAGCTTTGGCTCTGTGTGGGGGCGTTGGAGCTTATCTTGGTGGTTCACCAATTAGGACGTCTGCAGCAAGACTAGTGGTTGGTGGTTGGGTTTCCATGGCAGTAACTTATGGCTTGCTTAAGATGGGTTCCACCGTTGAACTTGAATGA
- the LOC126686511 gene encoding probable glutamyl endopeptidase, chloroplastic, whose protein sequence is MMRIYKVYNRCTCGSILTFSPPPPLFPSNSIKFARFTSVRRTSGHLRTHSAKISRLSPIMTAAASSRLGHLVPANAFATEDGGSGGGSNNSANSSTQIDEALDGKYQLPPPEIRDIVDAPPLPALSFSPQRDKILFLKRRALPPLAELAAPEEKLAGMRIDGKCNSRSRMSFYTGIGIHQLMPDGTLGPEKEVHGFPDGTKINFINWSLDGRHLSFSVRVSDDDNSSSKLTVWVANVETGEARPLFKSPDVYVNAVFDNFVWLDDSSLLVCTIPSSRGDPPKKPLVPSGPKIQSNETKNVVQVRTFQDLLKDEYDEDLFDYYATSQLVLASLDGTVKEIGPPAVYTSMEPSPDEKYILISSIHRPYSFIVPCGRFPRKVEVWTADGKFVRELCDLPLAEDIPIAFSSVRKGMRSINWRADKPSTLYWAETQDGGDAKVEVSPRDIVYSQPAEPLEGEQPEILMKLDLRYGGISWCDDSLALVYESWYKTRRTRTWTISPGSKDMNPHILFDRSSEDVYSDPGSPMMRRTSSGTYVIAKIKKENDEGTYLLLNGSGATPEGNIPFLDLFDIKTGSKERIWQSDKEKYYESVVALMSDTKEGDLYMDHLKVLTSKESKTENTQYYIQSWPEKKACQITNFPHPYPQLASLQKEMIRYQRKDGVQLTATLYLPPGYDPSKDGPLPCLVWSYPGEFKSKDAAGQVRGSPNEFAGIGPTSALLWLARRFAILAGPTIPIIGEGNEEANDRYVEQLVGSAEAAVEEVIRRGVAHPAKIAVGGHSYGAFMTANLLAHAPHLFCCGIARSGAYNRTLTPFGFQNEDRTLWEATSVYVEMSPFMSANKIKKPILLFHGEEDNNSGTLTMQSDRFFNALKGHGALCRLVILPFESHGYAARESIMHVLWETDRWLQKYCVPNVSDVNGKLDSSKDKVVTGEDNANKGVADTANNTVTATGSGVPELEDLEHEKFNCTPRSLL, encoded by the exons ATGATGCGCATTTACAAAGTCTATAACCGCTGCACCTGCGGTTCTATCCTTACCTTTTCTCCTCCACCTCCTCTATTTCCTTCCAATTCCATTAAATTTGCTCGATTCACTTCCGTTCGTCGGACATCCGGCCACCTGAGAACTCATTCCGCAAAAATCTCCAGATTATCGCCGATCATGACCGCCGCTGCCTCTTCTAGACTCGGCCATCTCGTGCCTGCTAATGCTTTTGCAACCGAAGACGGTGGAAGTGGCGGTGGTTCTAACAACTCCGCTAATTCTTCTACTCAAATTGACG AGGCGTTGGACGGTAAGTATCAGCTACCTCCACCAGAGATTAGAGATATTGTTGATGCGCCCCCTCTTCCTGCTTTGTCGTTTTCACCTCAAAGGGATAAAATACTTTTTCTTAAGCGAAGAGCTCTACCGCCACTAGCAGAATTAGCTGCACCAGAGGAGAAGTTAGCTGGTATGCGTATTGATGGAAAATGCAATTCTAGGAGTCGAATGTCGTTCTATACTGGCATTGGCATCCATCAATTAATGCCTGATGGTACCCTAGGCCCGGAGAAGGAGGTGCATGGCTTTCCAGATGGTACTAAAATCAATTTCATTAACTGGTCTCTCGATGGTAGGCATTTATCGTTTAGCGTTCGAGTTAGCGATGATGATAACAGTAGTAGTAAGCTTACTGTATGGGTTGCTAATGTGGAAACTGGGGAAGCTAGACCGTTGTTTAAGTCACCTGATGTTTATGTAAATGctgtttttgataattttgtttGGCTGGATGACTCTTCTCTGTTGGTTTGCACTATCCCATCATCTCGTGGTGATCCGCCAAAGAAACCTTTGGTTCCATCTGGCCCAAAGATCCAATCGAATGAAACGAAAAATGTTGTTCAAGTCCGAACTTTTCAGGATTTGTTGAAAGATGAGTACGATGAAGATTTGTTTGATTATTATGCCACATCACAGCTTGTGTTAGCTTCTTTGGATGGGACAGTGAAGGAAATTGGCCCCCCGGCTGTGTATACATCAATGGAACCTTCACCAGATGAGAAATACATTTTAATTAGTTCCATTCACCGGCCATACTCTTTTATTGTTCCCTGTGGTAGATTTCCAAGGAAGGTAGAAGTGTGGACAGCTGATGGGAAGTTTGTGAGGGAACTTTGTGATTTGCCCCTTGCTGAGGACATTCCCATAGCATTCAGTAGCGTCCGTAAAGGGATGCGATCAATCAACTGGAGAGCTGACAAGCCTTCAACACTCTATTG GGCAGAGACACAAGATGGGGGAGATGCAAAAGTGGAAGTTTCACCACGAGATATAGTATATTCACAACCTGCTGAGCCACTTGAAGGTGAACAGCCTGAAATTCTAATGAAACTGGATCTTCGTTACGG AGGAATTTCTTGGTGCGATGATTCACTTGCTCTAGTTTATGAATCATGGTACAAGACAAGGCGAACACGCACCTGGACAATATCTCCCGGTTCGAAAGACATGAATCCACACATACTATTTGATAGGTCATCAGAAGATGTTTACTCTGATCCTGGCTCGCCTATGATGAGAAGAACATCTTCTGGAACTTACGTGATTGCAAAAATAAAGAAGGAGAATGACGAAGGTACTTATTTGTTATTGAATGGAAGTGGTGCTACGCCAGAAGGGAATATCCCTTTCCTTGATCTGTTTGACAT AAAAACAGGCAGCAAAGAACGGATTTGGCAGAGTGACAAGGAAAAATACTATGAATCTGTTGTTGCTTTAATGTCTGATACTAAGGAAGGGGACCTGTACATGGATCATCTGAAAGTGTTGACATCAAAGGAgtcaaaaacagaaaatactCAGTATTATATACAGAGCTGGCCAGAAAAGAAAGCATGTCAGATCACAAATTTTCCTCACCCATACCCGCAGTTAGCATCATTGCAGAAAGAGATGATCAGGTACCAGAGGAAGGATGGAGTTCAGCTAACTGCAACATTATACTTGCCACCAGGCTATGACCCATCAAAAGATGGCCCTCTACCATGTCTAGTCTGGTCATACCCTGGAGAATTTAAAAGCAAAGATGCTGCAGGACAAGTTCGTGGTTCTCCTAATGAATTTGCAGGCATCGGTCCAACATCAGCTCTTCTTTGGCTGGCTAGGAG GTTTGCCATTTTAGCTGGACCAACAATCCCTATTATTGGTGAGGGTAACGAGGAAGCCAATGACAG GTATGTAGAACAACTGGTCGGAAGTGCAGAGGCAGCTGTTGAGGAGGTCATCCGACGTGGA GTGGCACATCCTGCAAAAATTGCTGTTGGAGGACATTCCTATGGTGCATTCATGACTGCAAACCTCTTGGCACATGCCCCTCATCTTTTCTGTTGTGGAATTGCACGCTCAGGGGCTTATAACAGAACGCTGACACCTTTTGGTTTTCAG AATGAGGATAGAACACTCTGGGAAGCGACAAGTGTGTACGTGGAGATGAGCCCTTTCATGTCGgccaacaaaataaaaaaaccaatACTACTTTTCCACGGAGAAGAAGATAATAATTCAGGAACCTTAACCATGCAG TCGGATCGCTTCTTCAATGCCCTAAAAGGTCATGGTGCACTTTGTCGCCTGGTTATTCTCCCTTTTGAGAGCCATGGGTATGCTGCAAGAGAGAGCATCATGCACGTTCTCTGGGAAACAGATAGATGGCTGCAGAAATATTGTGTGCCAAACGTTTCTGATGTGAACGGAAAACTTGATTCATCCAAAGACAAAGTAGTTACAGGTGAAGACAATGCAAACAAAGGAGTTGCAGACACTGCAAACAACACAGTTACAGCCACCGGAAGTGGTGTCCCTGAACTGGAAGATCTTGAGCATGAAAAATTCAACTGCACACCAAGATCATTATTATG A
- the LOC126653561 gene encoding calvin cycle protein CP12-1, chloroplastic, with the protein MATLTSLNLSTPTRSVLLAKATDAPKAQPIFKLNNSPWKRASYQMGFSQRMQIKPLVVRAAPDSISEKVEESIKNAQETCGDDPVSGECVAAWDTVEELSAAASHARDKAKENSDPLEKYCKDNPETDECRTYED; encoded by the coding sequence ATGGCAACTCTTACAAGCCTGAACCTCTCAACTCCAACAAGATCAGTCTTATTAGCCAAGGCTACAGATGCACCAAAGGCTCAACCAATCTTCAAGTTAAACAACAGTCCATGGAAGAGAGCAAGCTACCAAATGGGATTTTCTCAGCGGATGCAAATCAAACCGCTAGTCGTTAGAGCAGCGCCCGATAGTATATCTGAAAAGGTGGAAGAGAGCATCAAAAACGCTCAGGAAACTTGCGGAGATGACCCAGTTAGCGGAGAATGCGTAGCAGCGTGGGATACTGTGGAAGAACTGAGTGCAGCTGCGAGCCATGCGAGAGACAAGGCTAAGGAGAACAGTGACCCTTTGGAGAAGTACTGCAAAGACAATCCTGAGACTGATGAGTGTCGTACTTACGAGGATTGA
- the LOC126654055 gene encoding bZIP transcription factor 53 has protein sequence MQRQASTSSGSDGDPRYANVDERKRKRMISNRESARRSRQRKQKQMEDLINEAALLQNENSKLRQSADVSSQRYAEVKSANDVLKAQANELTDRLRSLNSVLQLVEDYSGFAVDIPEIPDPLLRPWQLPCSVQPIMAAADLFEY, from the coding sequence ATGCAAAGACAGGCATCGACGAGCTCGGGATCTGATGGTGATCCGCGTTATGCCAATGTGGATGAGCGAAAAAGGAAGAGAATGATATCGAATCGCGAATCGGCAAGGCGGTCGAGGCAGAGGAAGCAGAAGCAAATGGAGGATCTAATTAATGAAGCGGCTCTGCTGCAGAATGAGAACAGTAAATTAAGGCAGAGTGCTGACGTCAGCAGCCAACGCTACGCGGAGGTGAAATCGGCCAACGATGTTTTGAAAGCCCAGGCTAATGAACTGACCGATAGGCTGCGGTCTTTGAACTCGGTGCTGCAGCTCGTGGAGGATTATAGCGGCTTTGCGGTGGACATTCCTGAGATACCTGATCCTTTGTTGAGGCCGTGGCAACTGCCTTGCTCTGTGCAGCCAATCATGGCGGCTGCTGATTTGTTTGAGTATTGA
- the LOC126687135 gene encoding vacuolar protein sorting-associated protein 51 homolog: MAVDDAPMDDKAKRMRDLLSSFYSPDPAILSSNSSKFASLDAINTAAFDAEQYMNLLLQKSNLEGLLHKHVEMAAEIKNLDTDLQMLVYENYNKFISATDTIKRMKNNIVGMETNMEQLLEKIMSVQSRSDGVNSNLFEKREHIEKLHRTRNLLRKVQFIYDLPARLGKCIKSEAYADAVRFYTGAMPIFKAYGDSSFEDCKRASEEAMSTVTKSLQGKLFSDNESIQARAEAAVLLKQLNFPVDSLKAQLFEKLEQSLQDLELKTGDIPNVLEDSNDSSNYASTKHASVHEFTEAIKAYRVIFPDLEKQLIKLSQDLITKHFEIIEEYIKGRISVAKFLDVFRTIWRDVLLLDEVLHEAYLPDYSLEAARGVVKQYVASSFSRLLRDISDSLTLSADTKQKEGAEEDPLHIALEASKNAVLKGSMDVLMEFRVLLDDSLGLLLKMRDLIIDWVQEGFQDFFRSLHKRFLLLSGRNKSFSQDQSLTVGMPADKVPAGLVLVLAQLSVFVEQTAIPRITEEIGSSFSGGGGRAYENGPAFVPGEFCRIFRSAGEKFLHHYMTMRTQRVSVLLRKRFEAPNWVKHKEPREVHMFVDLFLQELELIGTEVKQILPQGVLRKHRRSESNGSTASSRSNPFREDRMGRSSTQRARSQLLETHLAKLFKQKVEIFTKTEFTQESVVTTIVKLCLKSLQEFVRLQTFNRSGFQQIQLDIQFLRTPSKDLCEDEAAIDFLLDEVIVGASERCLDPIPLEPPILDKLIQAKLAKKKEHNAVTP; this comes from the exons ATGGCGGTAGACGATGCGCCAATGGATGATAAAGCGAAGAGAATGAGAGATCTATTATCAAGCTTTTATTCTCCGGATCCTGCCATTTTATCCTCCAATTCTTCGAAATTCGCTTCGTTAGATGCTATTAATACAGCCGCATTCGATGCCGAGCAGTACATGAATCTTCTG CTGCAAAAATCGAATTTGGAAGGGCTTTTACATAAGCATGTTGAAATGGCAGCTGAGATAAAGAATCTGGACACTGATTTGCAAATGTTAGTTTATGAAAATTATAACAAGTTCATCAGTGCAACTGACACTATCAAGAG GATGAAGAATAATATTGTAGGCATGGAGACAAATATGGAGCAGCTTCTTGAGAAA ATTATGTCGGTGCAGTCAAGAAGTGATGGTGTAAACTCTAATCTTTTTGAAAAGAGAGAACATATAGAGAAATTGCATCGCACTCGTAACCTTCTTCGTAAAGTTCAG TTCATATATGATCTACCAGCAAGACTAGGGAAATGTATTAAATCCGAAGCATATGCTGATGCAGTGAGGTTCTATACTGGAGCAATGCCAATTTTTAAG GCATATGGAGATTCATCATTCGAGGACTGTAAGCGAGCATCTGAAGAAGCTATGTCCACAGTTACTAAAAGTTTGCAG GGAAAATTGTTCTCAGATAATGAATCTATACAAGCAAGGGCTGAGGCGGCAGTGCTTCTTAAGCAGTTAAATTTTCCG GTGGACAGCTTAAAGGCTCAATTGTTTGAAAAGTTAGAACAATCTCTTCAGGACCTTGAGCTTAAGACTGGAGACATACCCAATGTGTTGGAGGATTCTAATGATTCTTCAAATTATGCTAGTACAAAGCAT gcTTCCGTCCATGAGTTCACAGAGGCTATCAAAGCTTATCGAGTCATATTTCCTGATTTGGAGAAGCAACTGATTAAACTATCCCAAGACTTGATTACCAA GCACTTTGAAATCATTGAAGAATACATAAAGGGCCGGATTTCCGTTGCGAAATTTCTGGATGTTTTCC GAACTATATGGAGAGATGTGCTCCTGTTGGATGAAGTGTTGCACGAGGCTTATCTTCCCGATTACTCTTTGGAG GCCGCCCGTGGCGTTGTCAAGCAATATGTCGCAAGCTCATTTTCTCGTCTTCTGCGTGATATCTCAG ATTCCCTCACTCTTAGTGCCGATACCAAACAAAAAGAGGGAGCAGAAGAGGATCCATTGCATATTGCCCTGGAGGCCAGCAAAAATGCAGTGCTTAAGGGAAGCATGGATGTCTTAATG GAATTTCGCGTACTTCTTGATGACAGCTTAGGGTTACTTCTTAAAATGAGAGACTTAATTATTGATTGGGTTCAAGAAGGATTTCAGGACTTCTTCAGGTCTTTGCATAAGCGTTTCCTCTTACTTTCAGGGAGAAATAAATCATTTAGTCAAGATCAATCTCTGACCGTAGGAATGCCTGCTGACAAAGTGCCTGCTGGTCTTGTCCTGGTGCTGGCTCAACTTTCTGTTTTTGTTGAACAAACTGCCATTCCAAGAATAACTGAG GAAATAGGTTCTTCTTTTTCTGGTGGTGGTGGTCGAGCTTATGAAAATGGGCCGGCTTTTGTTCCTGGTGAATTTTGTCGAATCTTTCGGTCAGCTGGTGAAAAATTTCTTCATCAT TATATGACAATGAGAACTCAGAGAGTATCAGTTCTCCTGAGGAAAAGATTTGAAGCCCCAAACTGGGTCAAG CACAAGGAGCCAAGAGAAGTTCATATGTTTGTTGATTTATTTCTTCAAGAG TTGGAATTGATAGGTACTGAGGTGAAGCAGATTTTACCTCAAGGAGTTCTTCGCAAGCATCGCCGCTCAGAAAGTAATGGAAGCACTGCTTCTTCACGCAGCAATCCATTCAGGGAGGATAGAATGGGTCGATCAAGTACACAAAGAGCAAGGAGCCAGCTTTTAGAAACCCACCTAGCAAAATTGTTCAAGCAAAAAGTGGAGATTTTCACTAAAACTGAATTTACACAG GAATCTGTCGTAACCACTATAGTAAAACTTTGCCTGAAAAGTTTGCAAGAATTTGTCCGACTCCAGACCTTCAACAGGAGTGGATTTCAGCAAATTCAATTGGATATTCAGTTCTTAAGGACTCCTTCCAAGGATTTATGTGAAGATGAAGCAGCCATTGATTTTTTACTGGATGAG GTGATCGTGGGTGCTTCGGAACGTTGTCTTGATCCTATTCCGCTAGAGCCTCCCATTTTGGATAAACTAATACAAGCAAAGTTGGCCAAAAAGAAAGAACACAATGCGGTAACTCCATAA
- the LOC126687138 gene encoding pentatricopeptide repeat-containing protein At1g62930, chloroplastic-like, which produces MMMMLRRNPKPLSAVLARFGSLASSKVSPSSDDALACFYNMLNTNPLPSVHEFNNLFSRLVRTKRFETVISLGKEMELVGIQFDAYTLNILINCYCNVHRVDFGFSLLGKLVKLGFRLDVIVFNTLINGLSRQGKVDEAVQLFHDIVAKGYQPDDFTYSAVVNGLCKYGKTEMAVSFLRELGCRVNVVAYSTIIDSLCKRKSFSEALDLFSEMKGMGILPNVVTYTSLIHGLYNAARWKEALALLNEMLDLGITPNLVTFSALVDLHCKEGKVSEAHGIVETMIKRGIQPDVVTYSSLMNGYCLKNQISQARNVFDEMVSKGCTPNAHTYNILINLYCKSQLLDEAKFLFDEMHRNGLMADVVTCNSLIQGVCQVEGPWAALQFSEKIDAPRNILTYSILLDCFCEHGHLDMALTLFDEMQRNMIKPDCIVYTILIKGMSKAGKLDDAKQLFSRLSKEGLQLDVQIYNTLFDGLCRGGLLDEAYVLFRKMESDGCLPDRRSYNVIIQGFLQRKDLPAAKQLFDEMVDKGFPADATSTTFLGDLKAIESILV; this is translated from the coding sequence atgatgatgatgctgAGAAGAAATCCAAAGCCCCTCTCAGCAGTTTTAGCGCGCTTTGGTTCTTTGGCGAGTAGCAAAGTTAGTCCTTCATCTGATGATGCCCTAGCTTGCTTTTACAACATGCTAAATACGAACCCCTTACCTTCCGTACATGAATTTAACAATTTATTCTCTCGACTTGTTAGAACGAAACGTTTCGAGACTGTAATCTCTTTGGGGAAAGAGATGGAATTAGTTGGAATTCAGTTTGATGCTTACActttgaatattttaattaattgctatTGCAATGTACATCGTGTCGATTTCGGATTCTCTCTGCTAGGAAAATTGGTTAAACTCGGGTTTCGGCTTGATGTTATTGTGTTTAATACGTTAATCAATGGCCTTTCTAGACAGGGCAAAGTTGATGAAGCAGTTCAACTGTTTCATGATATTGTTGCCAAGGGATATCAACCTGATGATTTTACCTATAGTGCGGTTGTTAATGGTCTTTGTAAATATGGAAAGACGGAAATGGCTGTCAGTTTTCTCCGTGAATTGGGTTGTCGGGTGAATGTGGTAGCTTATAGTACAATAATTGACAGCCTTTGTAAGCGTAAAAGCTTTTCGGAGGCGTTAGACCTCTTTTCGGAAATGAAGGGGATGGGCATTTTGCCTAATGTTGTCACTTATACGTCTTTGATTCATGGTCTTTATAATGCAGCGCGGTGGAAGGAAGCTTTAGCTTTACTTAACGAGATGCTGGATTTGGGTATTACACCGAATTTGGTTACCTTCAGTGCGTTAGTTGATTTACATTGTAAGGAAGGGAAGGTTTCTGAGGCTCATGGTATAGTCGAAACGATGATTAAGAGAGGGATACAGCCGGATGTTGTCACCTACAGTTCGTTGATGAATGGATATTGTTTGAAGAACCAGATAAGTCAAGCTAGAAATGTGTTTGATGAGATGGTTAGTAAAGGCTGTACACCTAATGCTCATACTtacaacattttaattaatttgtactGTAAGAGCCAATTGTTAGATGAGGCAAAATTTCTTTTTGATGAAATGCATCGTAATGGTTTAATGGCCGATGTAGTTACTTGTAATTCTCTTATACAAGGAGTCTGTCAAGTGGAGGGCCCTTGGGCTGCCCTACAGTTTTCGGAGAAGATAGATGCTCCTCGAAATATTTTGACTTACTCAATTTTGCTAGATTGCTTTTGTGAACATGGGCATCTTGATATGGCATTGACCCTATTTGATGAAATGCAAAGGAATATGATTAAGCCTGATTGTATTGTCTATACTATTCTCATCAAAGGCATGTCCAAAGCCGGGAAGCTTGACGATGCAAAGCAACTGTTCTCTAGACTTTCCAAAGAAGGGTTGCAGCTTGATGTTCAAATATACAATACTCTGTTTGATGGCCTTTGTAGAGGAGGGTTGCTAGATGAAGCTTATGTGCTCTTTAGAAAAATGGAATCAGATGGCTGCTTACCAGATAGACGCTCTTATAATGTGATTATCCAGGGATTTCTACAGCGCAAGGATCTACCAGCAGCAAAACAGCTCTTTGATGAGATGGTTGATAAGGGTTTTCCTGCAGATGCCACCTCAACCACCTTTCTAGGAGATTTAAAAGCTATTGAATCTATCCTTGTGTGA